The sequence gtttaatatttgtattggaagacaataattaaaaaaaaaatataataatttaattaaaaaaaaatgataataataataataatgataataaccaCACAAACACAAAATTGCTctacaatttattttatatatctgtatattatttttataaattaatatctatatataaatttatattatttgttcTATTTATTgctattaaatatttattttaaattttatttttatttttaacttttatttatttatttttttttttttttttttttttaatttataaataaaatttttttggatagcaaattgtttaaaaaaaaaatatataaaaaaatataaaaataatagtatggcaactattaatttaataaatggtggtggtggatgGTGGTAGTGTGAGTTGAAAAGGGGGGGGTGTGTGAATGTCAATAATGGAAAAAGAAATGTGATTCCaaaattttgttgtttttatgttgttattgttgctGTTTTGAAATGAGAGTAAAAATTtacttttatattaatagtttatttttatatcaaATATATTTGGTTgagcaataaaaaaaaaataaaataaaataaaaataattaaaataaaatattgaagAGAAAGAATGAGGGGTATAGTCTAGTTTTTTAATAGCatccaacaaaaaaaaaaaaaaaaaaaaaaaaaaaaaaaaaaaaaaaaaaaaaaaagaaaaaaaaaataaaatattgtaTGTGAGGGTGTTGGTTTGtgtcaataaaaaaaaaatttgtggTTGACATCTCACACAACAACTACATGCTAACATAAAAATATGGCaccatttaaaataataatattaaaaaaaaaaaataaaaaaataataaaaataaaataaaatttggtaAGTGCAATAGAGTGGGCTTGGAAGAAggtgtaattttttttttttttttttttgagtggTTTCGAAATTTGGGGTTGGTTGAGTGTTGGTTATATATTAAATGGgtgtgtttttattttttttttctttttttttttttttttttttgttttttggtaGATATATGCTCgttctaaatttttatagtAATTTTCAAATGTGTGGGTTGTAGAAGGTATTATTAACACAGTTGGtattattaaagataaaaataatttttatttaactcGACCACCCCACAATCTACTACCATTGTGAATTGTtcttttctattattataaatttttttttattaatgtggggtcttaattttaaaatgcctccccactttttttttttatctcaattatatctaattttaatttcgaTCACACCTCTCtggggttaaaaaaaaaaaaaaatagaaaaaaaaaaaaaaaaaaaaaaatcaataaaaaaaaaaaaaaaaaaaaaaaaaatcaaaaaccaaaaataaaaaaaaaaaaataaaaacaaaaacaccCATTTtatgtaaaaaattaataaaattgtaaaaatagGATATTTATTCCCAAATTAAtacacatttttttttttttaatattttatttttattatttaaaatttttttttttttttttttttttagattttgaacattattaaataataataataataattatactattttttttttgtgctTTTGAATTggagaaaaaagaaaaaaaaaaaaaaaaaacctattaataaaatattcgagatgtgatttttttaagaaaaaaaaaaaaaccaaaaataaaaaataaaggaaaattaaaaataactaactaataataaaaattttaatacatACAATACGAAAGTACCGGATTTAGCCTTCACTGATCCAGTTGAAGAAGATTTTTTCTTTGTTCCTTGGAAATCGGTATTGAAAaagttttgttgttgatttggattatttgaatttgtttgcTGTATAGTTGAAACTTGTGAATAATCAAATGAGacaaattgttgttgttgttgttgtggttgttgtggttgttgggatggttgaattggttgttgttgagatggttgttgttgtaatgttTGTTTAGATTGTTTTTTAGAAACAACGCCgctagttgttgtagttatagtagttgatgatgatgatgatgatgctaATGATTgagtttgttgttgaatttgttgaggTATTGATTGTATTTGAGATTTATTAGATTGAGTTGATGTATTTAATTGTGGCgatggttgttgtggttgagataatgttgatgttgttgttgttgttgctgttgctgatGATgctggttgttgttgtaattgttgtgaAACTGGTTTAAAAGAATCAGCAGattgttcattattaatCCAACCAATTTCTTTCAAGAATGAAAAAGTATCAGTGACAGAAgcattttcatcttttttagattttggtGGATTATTAGTTGAATCTAATAAAGATGATGGTGAAGTTGATAGTGAAGTAGTTGCagaaattgatgaattttcttttaactttttcttttctttatttcttcttctattcatatttgataattgataaatttctTGCATACTCTTTGGaacttgattattatttaaatttgaactACTTGTATTTGCAGTGGTGGTCGTggtggttgtagttgttgaatTAGAAGTTGATGTTGAATCATTTGAATGTTTAGAATCTTTTTCGTCATCactttcatcatcaatatctTCATCCTCCTCATCATCTTCGtcatcatctttattattattattattggtactttcatcatcgtcatcttcttcgtcatcatcatcatcgtcgtcGTCGTCATCACTTTCCTCATCACCATTTGAAGCCCCTGTTCCACCTCCTCCACCACCTGTATTACCTGATCTTCTTGAAGATTTTGAAGATTTTGAagatttatcatcatcatcataatccatttcatcattatcatcatttccACTTACACCACCTGTAATTTCACTATCttgattattatcaccatcgccattattattattattattattattattattatcactttgttgttgttgttgatcaattgatttcaatTGTTGAGTTGGTTTAAAAACTGGAGCATAAGTTGATTGTTCAAAAGAAGAAGCAACCATTGAAGCTATTCTTTTGGATCTCTTTCTATCTGGatgattttcatcatcaccactacTTGAAATATCGAATAAACTATTGGTAGAGATTGAAGTACTTGAGTGATTACTTTGATTTACACTTGAAACACAAGTTGATTTCTTACCAATTGAAGTTAACGATTGAAAAGCTggttgtaaattattaaccaTTGCAACATGAGTCGTTGCTGATTGTCcaaaattaccattaccCGTTGCATTATCAACATCACTTGATAACCATTTTGCTGTTTTATATAATTGATCTGTTGTTAAAACTGGACTATTTGAATtatgatttttaatatttggtaCTGGTGATAATGATCTTTCTGttttaattggttgttgttgttgtggttgttgtagttgttgttgttgtggtggtggtggttgtatAATTGGTTTTATAGTTGTTGCTTGTGGTACTGTTGCTGCTGtaacttgttgttgttgttgaatttgttgttgttgaatttgttgttgtttttgagtataaaaaacatttgattgattatttaaaagactATGTAATTGTGGAATAAAAGATGGTTGTTTTGAAGGATCTTCAATTCTAGCTTTTAAAATctcttgaattaattgatgagAATGTTGTTTAATTGATGGTGGAATTGGTGAACAAAGAGTTAATAATTCTTGTACTGAAGTTGGTTGTCTTTCAACGATTGTTAACATCATTTGATTTGGTAAGATATAACGAACactttcatcttcatcacgTGCTAAACCTTCTCTCCAATGATAGAGTACTTTCAATACATTCAATTGAGTTGGACTATAttgtaaattcaatttctttgCGAAATTAATATGGCTATTATCATCCAAAATATCCTTTTCATAACGAAGTAATGATAATTCTCTTGAACGTCTTAAAACTTccaataataaatgattatttaattgggTGGTGGTACTGGTACTGGTGTTGGTACTGGTACCACTACTacctaaatttttattaccttttgaaattaattcattacgTAAACGAtcataaatatataataagtAATGAGTATCTTCACGAGCGTATTTAATCATTTCTTCAGGTAATTTTCTAATTCTCCAATCTGCTAAttggtattttttatttgcatCGATTGCACAATAAAACTTTAAGAGGAAAGCTAGTGAAGCGGAAGGGTATTCAAGTATTCTTGAGGCTTGACCAGTGTCAAACATATTTACAATGTACACACCGAAATCCCTTTGCAACCATTTTATATCGCTATCACTACCATGTAAAACCTTGACAATCGATGGATTTGTGAAAACCTGATTCAACATGTGAATGTGAGATCTTAATAGCAGGGTATCAATTAAGAAATCCTCTGAACGTGTTGAAATTTGCATTAAACATGTGAACCCTTGATAAGTTCTATAACTATGATGCTCCAAATCGATGGCAATCTCTTGACAATGAATTAACTTTTCAACCAATTCCTCCAATTGTCTAACAGTTTCAACCCATGTAAATGGTGTCTCATCTAATCCTCTTGCTAAAATCTCTTTACATTGTTGAGTTTGTTGTTctgtatatttaaaattattaatttcatattcATATGGATGTGGAAATATTATACCCTCTTGTTCTTTacttctaataattttaccaaatgaaatttcttttggtattgattttttaaatactaaaaaaaaaaaaaaaaaaaaaaattaataagagGGAGAGGGGAGagagagagaaaaaaaaaaaaaataaaataaaaaattaaaaacaaacatACCTTCATCTAATTCAACCATTGCATTTGGTTTTGATCTAATTTTTGGTAAAAATgggaaattattattatcaaatggaTCTTCAAATTTATGTTGTGGTCTAACTATATTATTACCATAAAacatatttatttcatttccTGCTTTTTTACTATTTCCTGGTTGAATAGTTGatgatataaaaatattggtttgattttgattatattttggatcaattgttttatcctataaatataaaataaaataaaaaatatattaatacattaatttttaaaaataataataataataataaaggtaCATACAACTTTATCAATCATTCCATCAACGATATCAACAATACCACTAAAACGATCGGATAAATCATCTACATCATTTGTATCAGTTAATGATAAATCTGATTTTGGATTTTCAGATTGTACAAAATTTTGAgctaaatttaataatctcTTTCCTaatgaattcatttttaatttaaattctggGAATGTTtcataatatgaataatccTCTTCtgatggtaaattatttgataatttagcTGCTTGAACTAAACCtccaaataattgttttgaaaattgtTCAACTCTATCATTTGTTGtaccattttcattaaatgtattattatttgaaaacattctaaaatctttattatttattatttatttattattatttattattattttattttattattttattttattgtatttattttatttttttaataattcacctgctaaaataatgaatttagaTTCCAATTGGGGGTGGAGCTCTAAATGTGTGAATGTTACAACTGATGAGATgtaatgttttaataaaaaaaaaaaaaaaaaaaaaaaaacgaaaaaaaaaaaaaaaaaaaaaaaattttttgcggttataaaaataaaaaaaataaaaaaaaaaaaaaaatttgaaaatttaaaaaaaaaaataaaaataaaaataaaaataaaaataaaaataaaaaaaaaataataaaaaaaattattacatgTTATTTGTATGATTATATGTTtagaaaagaaataattttttttttttttttttttttttttttttaaaaataaaattatttggttattaaaatttttgttttaaaaaaaaaataaaaaacgaaaataaaaaataaatttattatttgtttaaataaatggaaaagaatattttttttttttttttttttaattattaacattatttgattattaaattttttatttaaaaaaaattaattttatggTGATCTTTGttcatattattttattttttttttttataaaaataataatatatttaatttcctacttttcttgattttttttttctttttattattattattattattattattattatttattattttaatatattgaaTATGATTTACCACAgccaatttataaatatgttattttattttttattttatttttttattttttattaaagatttgattattgattattgattattgattattgattatttataatttttctaAAACTAAAGCagtactaccaccaccaccattacaaATAGCAGCAACACCATAtttaagatttttattttgaagtAAATGAGTAAGAGTAACAACAATACGACAACCTGATGAACCAATTGGATGACCTAATGCAACGGCACCACCATTAACATTGAGTTTATTATGATCGATATCTAAGATCTTTGCATTTGCAAGACCAACAACAGCAAAGGCTTCATTGATTTCAAAGAGATCAACTTGTGACATATTGATACCTGCATTTTTAAGTGCCTTTGGAATGGCAAGAGCTGGTGCAGTTGGGAATTCGATTGGTGCTTGTTCAGCATCGGCATAACCAATAATACGGGCTAATGGTTTGAGACCCAATTCCTTTGCATGACTTTCACTCATCAAAATGACTGAAGAAGCACCATCATTCAATTTTGAAGCGTTGGCAGGTGTGACTGTACCATTTGGGGTAAAAGCTGGTTTTAAGTTTGGAATTTTATCAAAGAGTACTTTCTTTGGCTCTTCATCCTCGACGACATAGGTGACTTTACCACCACGACCAACGATTGGAACTTGAACAATCTCGTCATTGAAGAAACCATTCTTTTGAGCTTCGAGGGCACGCAAATAACTATCTACAGCGAATTTATCTTGTTGTTCACGAGTGATCTTATATTTATCGGCACAATCATCTCCACAAACACCCATAGCACTTCCGTTGTATGCGTCGGCTAAACCATCTCTAACCAAACCATCGATGAATGTTTGGTTGCCATACTTTGCACCGAATCTCATTTTATCGGCATAGTATGGCACTTGTGACATTGATTCGAAACCACCTGCAACCACAGTTTTGCTGTGACCCAATGCGATTGATTGTGCGCCAAATACAATTGCTTTCATACCTGATGAACATACTTTATTGATGGTGGTTGTGATGGTTTTTTGTTCTAAACCAGCTCCCAATGCACATTGACGTGCTGGTGCTTGTCCTAAATTGGCTGAAATTACATTACCAATGATTGCTTCATCAACATCTGATGGTTTAATACCTGCTCTCTTTACTGCTTCTTCAATTGttattgatgataattttgTACCTGGTATTGTTGATAATGAACCaccaattgaaccaattggTGTTCTAACTGCTGAAACAATTACAACTGATTCAAGGTTTTTTGCTGTAGTATACATTCTCTTTAcctaaaaaaattcaattattattattattttattattattattaataaaaaaaaaataaaaaaatgaaaaaaaaaaaataaaaaaaggaatgaaaaatttttaattttttaaaattaaaagaaataataataattaatttaaaaaaaaaaaaaaattatattattagataaaagaatattaaaattgtcttttttgaatttatttttttatttttttattaattttttttttattaatttttttttttttaaccgttcattatttttacctACATTTGAGtttaaaacttttgaaaGGTTTGAAATCATCTTTTTAagtatatattttatattttggtGTGTGTATGATTTTTAAActctttaataaaaaaaaaaaaaattttaaattttaaaacaaaaattttttataaaaaaaaaaaaaaaaaaaaaaaaaaaaaaaaaaaaaaaattatttacgtaaatttcaattttttaatttttttacgtttgaaataaaattgatttttcccgaatgaatttataaatcaaacaattttttttttttttttttatattttttaaaaaactttatttgattttttttttatttttatttatctatttatttatttatttttatttatgtattaaataattaattaaaaactattataaaaattataaactatttaattaaaaacaaaaaaaaaaaaaaaaaaaaaaaaaaaaattcatatttTTCTGGAAAATTTGAAAAGGTGTATTAACATGAcgcaattttttatttttttattttttttttttttttatttatttttttttttttttttttgttttttttttttttttttcactgaTATTTgtgaattttataaaatagtgatcataaatcaatttaatgAGTTGTTAgaaaaattgtaaatcaatttttaaaaaaataaataaataaaaagtttaattttttcctatcaatttatttatttattacaaatttatttagttaTCAAATTTCACTTaactatatttttttttttttgaatgtttagattttttttttttttttaatatttatgaattaaacttatttatttatttattttttttttaaaaattgatttatatgtattcttattttattattattttattattattttttttttttgttttttttgttttttttttttttttttttaaatattaaccaatttaaattaattattattattatttttttttgaaatttttaaacttgAAATTCAACATAAGTTAAAGCATTACCTTCACGTGGTTCAATCATTGGTTCTAAATAATTCCATTCAttcttttcaatattataacATTGATTTTCAGCTAAAACCTCAGAAAAGTAACCACCAATGACATAGATATTACCAGTACCATCAAAGATTGCAGAATTGCGAACATCTATTGGCTTTTTCATATCGGAAAGACTTTCCCATTCCCAAGTTTCAATATTCATACGTTCTAggttatttgaaatttttctACCACCAAAACTACCACCCATAACGTAGATATGATTATTTCCATCGTAAACAGCACCAGGTCCATCACGTTGTTTTCTCATTTTACCAACCTTTACCCATTTATCGGATTGAATATCATATTGTTCAATGATATCCAAAGCTTTTCCATTGAAACCACCAATAGCATAAATAGAGCCACCATTACGTGGATCATAGATAGCTGATAGATCGGATCTTGGTactttcattttctttagaCTTTGATACTCTTGAGTGAGAATATCAAAACGATCGATTTGATTAGAGAACCAAGTTTGATCCTTACCACCAACGATATAGATATAACGTTGACCATCGAAAACTGTGGCATGTCTCGATCTCTCTCTTGGCATTTCTTTACCCATTACCCATTTATTATCATGAATACAATAACGTTCTACGGATTTCTCGAAACCACCTGGACATTCACCACCaaaaacatatatatattgttTACCATCGAAAACCGCTGAAATTCTATTACGATGGAAATTCATTGGTGATACATAATTccatttattttgttgtatTGAATAACATTCAACCGATTGTTTCAATTGTCCACCAATTGCataaataaatctaattgtaaatttaattgttaaatttgattttctaattaaatttaatgatgttgaattaataatattaataatttcttcattatttgattcaattaatttattttgtattGGTGAATTTGGCGCacttatattattattattattatttttattttgttgttgttgttgttgttgttgttgttgttgttgttgttgttgttgttgttgttgttgttgttgttgttgttgttgttgagatgatgatgatgatgatgatgatgataaatttaatttattttcaactaAATCTAAACACCAAGTTGAACTTctttcaatatttgaaacttgaattgaattttgaattgattgtaataaaggtttctttttattcattaatgaattaatttgttgaattaatcCTTTTGAATTTGGAGATGAGGTttttgaagaagatgatgaagaagatgatgatgatattgaagaAGTGGATGAAGAAGTGGATGAAGAAGTGGAAGTTatagaagatgatgaagaagaagaatgtAGCGCAGGTGATGTTGGATTTGAATTGCCAAGTTCTAAATATTCCATTTGatcattaattatttgttgttgatgattattactattattattgctattaataataatattattactataatgACCACGTTTattttgttgtatttgtttttgttcattctttttattttgtttatgttcaaattcaatatcagataataattgattaattaaatttcttttaatttccaaagagtttttaaattcattgaaaTCTTGATCAACTTGATTTAAAAGTTGTTGAGTGATTGtattgattttcattttaattttttgtttttgagtATTCAAATCGGGTTGACATTGAATGGCTTGTTCAGAGATCTCCCTTTGAATGTGTAATTTATTACGTACTTGATTTAGATATTGTTTGGTTGCCTTATAATCTTGTTTAGTTTCATTTAATATATcgtttaatgattttaaggCATGTCCATAGTGTTGATTATCGATATATATACATTTTGCACAAACACCACTACAACAttcaaaacaataatattgtATCTCTGAATTATGTAATAAACATTCATTATTTgtaatgaaaaatatattatcattaatatatGTTTgtgatataattaaattattattattagtaatattattattattactattattgctattattaattaggctattattatttataaaaatattattattgctatttgatttatatatatgatggctattattaatattattattattattattattattgctgccaatattattattattattattattattattattattattaatattattagtattattattattattattattacaactgtacaaaaattgattatgattattatttatattttcattattattattattattattattattactattaatattattattattattattattaatatgattgaaattatttgacCCCATTATTACTGGACTACTTGGGACACTAGATGAGGTTGAACTATTGGTTGGTCTTATATGTGGTGACTGTTGTACGTTTACATTATATACATTGGTAGGTCCATTTACAAGTGGACTAAATCCACCAAAAATATTTGGTGAatgatttgaaaatgatggaTGTTGctcgttattattatttttactataaTATTGTTGAATTGGTGGAGGTGGTTGAATTGGAGATTGAGTTTGAAAAGTTGATTGTGGTTGaggttgtggttgtgattGTGGTTGAAcctgtggttgtggttgttggggttgatgatgattaagatgttgatgatgattactattattattaatattattattatatttatttaaagttgaaACACTTGTTGTTTCATCGTCCGTTAGTAATTGCATCATCGAAGGTGAAGATAAAGGATTTAATGGCAATGGTGGTACCATTAATGGTGAAAATTGACTACTCCCACCTCCTCCACTATTAGATGATGGATGAATTCTTGGTGAGAATTGGCCACTACCATTTTGAGGGGGTAGTGCACTTCTTGGTGATAATTGTGAAGATAATAAATATGGTGATGGTGCAGGTGACCCGATGGGGGAAGGAGATGTATGATGAAGAAGTGGTGATTGATGTACGGTACCACCTGCATTTCCCCTTGGTGATGATggattattgttattattaatattgcccaaattcaaattactTAAATTTGTAATACCATTCAAGCTATTTAATAGTGGTGGGGGAGGTTTCATTCCATTCATATTTGGACTTCCTATTGGCGCTgtattaccaccactactaccattaccattaccattaccattaccattaccactaccattaccattaataataccattattattgttatttatattattatttataccgccattgttatttttattaatattgatattattattgttattattattattattattataatgacCATTTCCATTTACATTTACAACGATACCGCCAATACTaccatttaattgataatttttaaattcgtTTGCATATCTTGTAAGTTGCTCATTATTCCATGCTTCATGAGAACTAGTTTTATCACCACATATTCTGCAATGGTAAAGCATTTGTTTTGATCTTGAAAAACTGTTGAGTTCTAGGCAATCACTACAAAAACTGTGATTACATCTCAAAGTTTTTGGATgagtaaataattttttacaaataaagcATTGTGGGTAAAATTGATATCCATTGCTATCAACAAACATTTTAAacttctatttttttttttttttttttggttttggttttttttttttttttttttatggattttttatatgatttttattattattattttttacaattttaaaagagtTATGATTATaaacttttgaaaaaaaaaaaaaaaaaaatataacaaataaataaaaaaaaaaagacaggTGTGGGgagttttaaaataaaaaaaaaataaaaaaaataaaaaaataaaaaaaaaaaaaatagaaaagaggttctctttttttatgattattttttttttttttatacactacttttttttttttttttttttttttgttttatttttttggaataataactttttgtggtatttaattattatgttaatttattattgctattactatttttatattttttttaactgactaatatttttattttattgagaatatatataaattattttttaatataattttataaatatgtatatataaatttttttttttttttttttttttttttttttatattattatttttttttatttttacaacaaatataatattaatatagtATATACTATTAATGTTCAAGTTaatgttttttgtttattattttttttttatttttttatttttttatttatttatttatttatttatttatttatttatttatttatttatttgtttttatttttttaaaagtcacaagagaaaagaaaaaaaaaaaaaaaaaaaaaaaaataaaaaaaggaaaaaaaaaaaaaaaaaaaaaaaaaatgaaaaagatttttaataatccaaaaattttaattgaaattaccA comes from Dictyostelium discoideum AX4 chromosome 2 chromosome, whole genome shotgun sequence and encodes:
- the DG1106 gene encoding Kelch repeat-containing protein, which gives rise to MFVDSNGYQFYPQCFICKKLFTHPKTLRCNHSFCSDCLELNSFSRSKQMLYHCRICGDKTSSHEAWNNEQLTRYANEFKNYQLNGSIGGIVVNVNGNGHYNNNNNNNNNNININKNNNGGINNNINNNNNGIINGNGSGNGNGNGNGNGSSGGNTAPIGSPNMNGMKPPPPLLNSLNGITNLSNLNLGNINNNNNPSSPRGNAGGTVHQSPLLHHTSPSPIGSPAPSPYLLSSQLSPRSALPPQNGSGQFSPRIHPSSNSGGGGSSQFSPLMVPPLPLNPLSSPSMMQLLTDDETTSVSTLNKYNNNINNNSNHHQHLNHHQPQQPQPQVQPQSQPQPQPQSTFQTQSPIQPPPPIQQYYSKNNNNEQHPSFSNHSPNIFGGFSPLVNGPTNVYNVNVQQSPHIRPTNSSTSSSVPSSPVIMGSNNFNHINNNNNNNINSNNNNNNNNNENINNNHNQFLYSCNNNNNNNTNNINNNNNNNNNNNNIGSNNNNNNNNINNSHHIYKSNSNNNIFINNNSLINNSNNSNNNNITNNNNLIISQTYINDNIFFITNNECLLHNSEIQYYCFECCSGVCAKCIYIDNQHYGHALKSLNDILNETKQDYKATKQYLNQVRNKLHIQREISEQAIQCQPDLNTQKQKIKMKINTITQQLLNQVDQDFNEFKNSLEIKRNLINQLLSDIEFEHKQNKKNEQKQIQQNKRGHYSNNIIINSNNNSNNHQQQIINDQMEYLELGNSNPTSPALHSSSSSSSITSTSSSTSSSTSSISSSSSSSSSSKTSSPNSKGLIQQINSLMNKKKPLLQSIQNSIQVSNIERSSTWCLDLVENKLNLSSSSSSSSSQQQQQQQQQQQQQQQQQQQQQQQQQQQNKNNNNNNISAPNSPIQNKLIESNNEEIINIINSTSLNLIRKSNLTIKFTIRFIYAIGGQLKQSVECYSIQQNKWNYVSPMNFHRNRISAVFDGKQYIYVFGGECPGGFEKSVERYCIHDNKWVMGKEMPRERSRHATVFDGQRYIYIVGGKDQTWFSNQIDRFDILTQEYQSLKKMKVPRSDLSAIYDPRNGGSIYAIGGFNGKALDIIEQYDIQSDKWVKVGKMRKQRDGPGAVYDGNNHIYVMGGSFGGRKISNNLERMNIETWEWESLSDMKKPIDVRNSAIFDGTGNIYVIGGYFSEVLAENQCYNIEKNEWNYLEPMIEPREGNALTYVEFQV